GGACAGCCGGGGCAACGGCAGCTCCGAGGGGACGGCGTTCGCGTCGCAGGAGAACTTCGCTGGCGCCGGACGGACGGAGTCGGACGCGGCCGGTGGAGGGGGATCGTCTCCACCGGTGTGTTGGCCAGGCCCGATGGTGCCCTCACAGGCGACCGCGCCAGCGCAAAGAAGCAGGAGGCTCGTGTAGCGAGGAAGCGTCATGACCCTGGCTACGCGCGTGGCCGAAAATACTTTCCTGCCCGGTGGGCCACGGGCGACGGTACTCTCGCCATCACCGCATGACCGCTCTGCTCTGCGCGCTCTCCCTCGTCGTCCTGACCCAGGCCCCGGCGGTGTCGGTGTCCTTCGACCTTCGCTCCCTTTCCGAACAGGACTATCGGCGGTGGGACGGCGTGGAACTGGAGCGAAAGGTGGCCCTGCGGCTGATTCAAGAGGGCTTCGCGGTCGTCTCTCCACGGAGTCCGGCGCAGCTTCGACTGCGCGCTAGCCGCTCTCCCGAAGGGCTGTGGCTCGAGGCCGCCGGGCCGCGGCAACGGGTCGAACAGGGCGTTCGAGTGGGGCGGGGCTCACTCGCGGAGCTTCATCTGGAAGTCGCACAGAAGCTCTCCGAGATGACGCGGGCGGTGCAGCCCGAGCCGGAGCCACCCCCGCCCGAGCCCGCGCTCCCGCCTCCCGTGGAGGTGGCCGCCGCCCCGTGGCGCCCCGAGCTGGACCTGAGCCTGGGGCTGGGGACGCTCTGGCGTGGACGCGGGACGGATCCACTCCTCCTGCTCTCCGTCAGGCGTGGCGTGGAGTCATTCGGCCTGGAGGCGGAGGCGGGGCTCGGGGTGTCCCGCGAAGCAGCGCTGACCGTATTCGAGGCGCAAGGTGGCGCCTTCTTCAGTTATCGGCGCTCCGTGGCGGAGCGCCTTCAGCTCGAACCTGGCGTGGGCGCGGGCCTCGTCGTCCACGCCTTCCGGCTCAAGGACGCCTGGATGTCGGGCCAGAGCGGTACCCAGGTGTCTCCCGCGGGCTGGGCCCGGATGAAGCTCCGGTGGCGGTTCACCGAGCGGCTCGCGGCGGAGCTGCGTGTGGCCCTGGGGCTGCTGCGGCCCGTGACGCATGTGAGCGAGGGCGGGACGCTGTGGTCGCGGGGAGGCGCGAGGCTCGAAACCGGCGTTCAACTTTCCTGGGGGCAGTAACCTTCGAGGAAAGTTTCTCCGGCTTCAATCGTAGGTCCTCCAGGTGATGGATGTCGCGTGCTCTCCACTCCCAGGCCCCGCCCGCCCTGCCTGACCGGCCTGTGTCATTCGACACGCTCTACGAGGAGCATGCCGAGGACGTCTACGTCTGGGCCATGCGGTATGCGGCCGGTCGTTCGGGCTGGGCCGAAGACGTCACCCATGACGTCTTCCTCAAGGCCTGGGAGCACCGGGCCTGGCTGCGCGAGGAGGATGTGAGGGGCTGGCTCTTTCGCGTCACGCAGAACGTGGCGTTCTCCGCCCTGCGGCGCGAAAGGACGTTTCGACAGCGCATCGCCGACCTCGTGTCTCCGGTGCAACCCGCGCGGACGGAGTCCACGCCGGAGACGGCCCTCGCGCGGCGAGAGGCGGTGCGCAGCGCCACGGCGACGCTGGACCGCTTGCCGGGGCAGGAGCGGGTGGTGATGGCCTTGAAGATCCTGGACGACCTGAGCCAGCGCGAGATTGCCCA
This DNA window, taken from Corallococcus coralloides DSM 2259, encodes the following:
- a CDS encoding RNA polymerase sigma factor, which encodes MSRALHSQAPPALPDRPVSFDTLYEEHAEDVYVWAMRYAAGRSGWAEDVTHDVFLKAWEHRAWLREEDVRGWLFRVTQNVAFSALRRERTFRQRIADLVSPVQPARTESTPETALARREAVRSATATLDRLPGQERVVMALKILDDLSQREIAQLLSLSEGYVSKLISRAQGRLSAWGWKVDDGSP